From the Salmo trutta chromosome 30, fSalTru1.1, whole genome shotgun sequence genome, one window contains:
- the LOC115167857 gene encoding formin-like protein 3 isoform X1 codes for MGNIESVDGQSDNMKHHMMPLKVPMPDQSELEERFALVLNSMNLPPDKARLLRQYDNDKKWDLICDQERFQVKNPPHTYISKLRGYLDPGVTRKKFRRRVQESTKVLRELEISLRTNHIGWVREFLNDENRGLDILVEYLSFAQCAVMLNFEGLDNGEEGSLDKATSWSRSIEDLHQSGAQPFCNTLVRSARQSVLRYGTAPNSKTIKNSRLVSQKDDVHVCIMCLRAIMNYQYGFNLVMSHAHAVNEIALSLNNKNSRTKALVLELLAAVCLVRGGHEIILSAFDNFKEVCKEKHRFEKLMDYFHVEDGNIDFMVACMQFINIMVHSVEDMNFRVHLQYEFTKLGLDDYLEKSKYTESDKLSVQIQAYLDNVFDVGGLLEDAETKNVALEKVEELEEHLSHVTEKLLEVENETIMKVADLEKQLLQKDKDLHVIRETYESTNTQVHTLRRMIKEKDAAFQRSFNIEKRLLEMEQQGTIRLRKKPDGDIAIEPLGGGSGGGGGSRGPGVPLGDFGQNGGFSVGPGGVTGPGGPGGPGTSLPSASEAPPPPPPPPPPLPSALGANAPPPPPMAPPLPGTTPNFILNMGLSAIRIKKPIKTKFRLPIFNWTALKPNQINGTVFSEIDDERVLEELDVEKFEELFKTKAQGPLVDLCGPKTKVSQKAANKVSLLDANRSKNLAITLRKANKSTEEICKAIQSFDLKALPVDFVECLMRFLPTEAEGKTMRQYERERRPLDALTDEDRFMLFFSKIERLTQRMNIITFVGNFTDNVSMLTPQLNAIIAASASVKSSPKLKRMLEIILALGNYMNSSKRGSVYGFKLQSLDLLLDTKSTDRKMTLLHYIAVVVKEKYPELANFFNELHFVDKAAAVSLENVLLDVRELGKGMDLIRRECSLHDHSVLKGFLQTSDTQLDKLQKDAKTAEEAFNNVVNYFGESSKTTPPSVFFPVFVRFIRAYKDAVVDNEQRKKQEEAMREKLLAQEAKQHDPKVQVVKKRQQQQELISELRKRQAKDHRPVYEGKDGTIEDIITVLKSVPFTARTAKRSSRFFCEAQLCDDSNC; via the exons AATTCCATGAACCTTCCTCCCGACAAAGCCAGACTCCTCAGACAGTATGATAATGACAAGAAATGGGACCTCATTTGTGACCAG GAACGGTTTCAGGTGAAGAACCCTCCTCACACCTACATCTCCAAGCTACGGGGCTACTTAGACCCAGGAGTCACACGCAAGAAGTTCCGAAGGCGGGTCCAGGAATCCACTAAAGTTCTGAGGGAACTGGAGATCTCGCTGAGGACCAATCACATAGG GTGGGTCCGGGAGTTCCTCAACGATGAAAACAGAGGTCTGGATATCCTGGTGGAGTACCTCTCCTTTGCACAATGTGCTGTCAT GTTGAATTTTGAGGGTCTGGATAATGGGGAGGAGGGCTCCCTGGACAAGGCTACTTCATGGAGTAGGTCTATAGAGGATCTACACCAGAGTGGCGCTCAGCCTTTCTGCAACACGCTGGTCCGCTCGGCGCGCCAGTCTGTGCTCCG GTATGGCACAGCACCTAACAGCAAAACCATCAAGAACTCAAGACTCGTGAGCCAGAAGGACGACGTGCACGTTTGCATCATGTGCTTGCGAGCCATAATGAACTACCAG TATGGCTTCAACCTGGTAATGTCCCACGCACACGCAGTCAACGAAATTGCCCTAAGTCTGAACAATAAGAACTCAAG GACAAAAGCCCTGGTGCTGGAGCTGCTGGCTGCAGTCTGTCTGGTTAGAGGAGGCCATGAGATCATTCTCTCTGCATTCGACAACTTCAAAGAG GTGTGCAAGGAGAAGCATCGCTTTGAGAAGCTGATGGACTATTTCCATGTGGAGGATGGGAACATTGACTTCATGGTGGCCTGCATGCAGTTCATCAACATCATGGTCCACTCGGTAGAAGACATGAACTTCAGGGTTCACCTGCAGTACGAGTTCACTAAGCTGGGCCTAGATGACTACCTGGAG AAATCCAAGTACACAGAGAGTGACAAGCTGTCAGTCCAGATCCAGGCCTACCTGGACAATGTGTTTGATGTGGGCGGCCTGCTGGAGGACGCAGAGACCAAGAACGTGGCTCTGGAGAAGGTGGAGGAACTGGAGGAACACCTGTCCCAT GTGACAGAGAAGCTGCTGGAGGTGGAGAATGAGACCATCATGAAAGTGGCTGACCTGGAGAAGCAGCTCCTGCAGAAGGACAAGGATCTCCACGTAATACGG GAGACGTACGAGTCGACCAACACCCAGGTCCACACCCTGAGGAGGATGATCAAGGAGAAGGACGCTGCCTTCCAGAGGAGCTTCAACATCGAGAAGCGCCTGCTGGAGATGGAACAGCAGGGGACCATCCGCCTCCGCAAGAAGCCTGATGGGGACATCGCCATCGAGCCCCTGGGAGGGggtagtggaggaggaggggggagtagAGGTCCGGGGGTGCCTCTGGGTGACTTTGGGCAGAACGGAGGGTTCTCCGTGGGGCCTGGAGGAGTAACAGGGCCAGGAGGACCAGGAGGACCAGGGACTAGTCTACCATCAGCCAGTGAagcacctcctccccctcctccgcctcctcctcctctgccctctgCTTTAG GAGCGAATGCTCCACCCCCACCACCTATGGCCCCGCCTTTACCAGGAACTACACCCAACTTCATCCTCAATATGGGCCTATCAG CTATCAGGATCAAGAAGCCCATCAAGACCAAGTTCCGCCTGCCTATATTCAACTGGACCGCGCTGAAACCCAACCAGATCAATGGCACGGTCTTCAGCGAGATAGATGATGAACGAGTACTAGAG GAGCTGGATGTGGAGAAGTTTGAGGAGCTTTTTAAGACCAAGGCCCAGGGTCCTTTGGTGGACCTGTGTGGCCCCAAGACCAAAGTGTCTCAGAAGGCTGCCAACAAGGTCAGCCTGCTGGACGCTAACCGCTCCAAGAACCTGGCCATCACCCTGAGGAAGGCCAACAAGAGCACTGAGGAGATCTGCAAAGCCATACAGAG CTTTGATCTGAAGGCCTTGCCGGTGGACTTCGTGGAGTGTCTGATGCGGTTCCTTCCCACAGAGGCAGAGGGGAAGACGATGCGTCAGTACGAGCGGGAGCGGCGACCGCTGGACGCGCTGACGGACGAGGACCGATTCATGCTCTTCTTCTCCAAGATCGAACGGCTCACCCAGAGGATGAACATCATTACGTTCGTAGGGAACTTCACAGACAACGTCAGCATGCTAACCCCGCAGCTCAACGCCATCATCGCAGCGTCCGCGTCCGTCAAGTCTTCACCCAAGTTAAAACGCATGCTAGAG ATCATCTTAGCCCTGGGGAACTACATGAACAGCAGCAAGAGAGGCTCTGTGTATGGCTTCAAGCTACAAAGTCTTGATCTG ctGCTGGACACCAAGTCTACAGACAGGAAGATGACTCTGCTCCACTACATAGCTGTGGTTGTCAAGGAGAAGTATCCAGAGCTGGCTAACTTCTTCAACGAACTACACTTTGTGGACAAAGCTGCTGCAG tgtctctggAGAATGTGCTGCTGGATGTGCGGGAGCTGGGTAAAGGGATGGATCTGATCAGGAGAGAGTGTAGTCTCCACGACCACTCTGTTCTCAAGGGCTTCCTCCAGACCAGCGACACTCAGCTTGACAAACTGCAGAAGGACGCCAAGACTGCGGAG GAAGCCTTCAACAATGTGGTGAACTATTTTGGGGAGAGTTCCAAGACGACTCCTCCGTCTGTGTTCTTCCCTGTGTTTGTGCGATTCATCAGAGCTTACAAG GATGCAGTGGTGGACAATGAGCAGAGGAAAAAGCAGGAGGAAGCCATGAGAGAGAAATTACTGGCTCAGGAGGCCAAGCAACACGACCCCAAG gTCCAGGTAGTGAAGAAGAGGCAGCAGCAACAGGAGCTGATCTCAGAGCTGCGTAAACGCCAGGCCAAGGACCACCGGCCCGTCTACGAGGGGAAGGACGGCACCATCGAGGATATCATCACAG tGCTGAAGAGCGTCCCCTTCACAGCCCGTACTGCTAAACGAAGCTCACGGTTCTTCTGTGAGGCACAGCTCTGTGACGACTCCAACTGCTAG
- the LOC115167857 gene encoding formin-like protein 3 isoform X5 — MGNIESVDGQSDNMKHHMMPLKVPMPDQSELEERFALVLNSMNLPPDKARLLRQYDNDKKWDLICDQERFQVKNPPHTYISKLRGYLDPGVTRKKFRRRVQESTKVLRELEISLRTNHIGWVREFLNDENRGLDILVEYLSFAQCAVMYGTAPNSKTIKNSRLVSQKDDVHVCIMCLRAIMNYQYGFNLVMSHAHAVNEIALSLNNKNSRTKALVLELLAAVCLVRGGHEIILSAFDNFKEVCKEKHRFEKLMDYFHVEDGNIDFMVACMQFINIMVHSVEDMNFRVHLQYEFTKLGLDDYLEKSKYTESDKLSVQIQAYLDNVFDVGGLLEDAETKNVALEKVEELEEHLSHVTEKLLEVENETIMKVADLEKQLLQKDKDLHVIRETYESTNTQVHTLRRMIKEKDAAFQRSFNIEKRLLEMEQQGTIRLRKKPDGDIAIEPLGGGSGGGGGSRGPGVPLGDFGQNGGFSVGPGGVTGPGGPGGPGTSLPSASEAPPPPPPPPPPLPSALGANAPPPPPMAPPLPGTTPNFILNMGLSAIRIKKPIKTKFRLPIFNWTALKPNQINGTVFSEIDDERVLEELDVEKFEELFKTKAQGPLVDLCGPKTKVSQKAANKVSLLDANRSKNLAITLRKANKSTEEICKAIQSFDLKALPVDFVECLMRFLPTEAEGKTMRQYERERRPLDALTDEDRFMLFFSKIERLTQRMNIITFVGNFTDNVSMLTPQLNAIIAASASVKSSPKLKRMLEIILALGNYMNSSKRGSVYGFKLQSLDLLLDTKSTDRKMTLLHYIAVVVKEKYPELANFFNELHFVDKAAAVSLENVLLDVRELGKGMDLIRRECSLHDHSVLKGFLQTSDTQLDKLQKDAKTAEEAFNNVVNYFGESSKTTPPSVFFPVFVRFIRAYKDAVVDNEQRKKQEEAMREKLLAQEAKQHDPKVQVVKKRQQQQELISELRKRQAKDHRPVYEGKDGTIEDIITVLKSVPFTARTAKRSSRFFCEAQLCDDSNC, encoded by the exons AATTCCATGAACCTTCCTCCCGACAAAGCCAGACTCCTCAGACAGTATGATAATGACAAGAAATGGGACCTCATTTGTGACCAG GAACGGTTTCAGGTGAAGAACCCTCCTCACACCTACATCTCCAAGCTACGGGGCTACTTAGACCCAGGAGTCACACGCAAGAAGTTCCGAAGGCGGGTCCAGGAATCCACTAAAGTTCTGAGGGAACTGGAGATCTCGCTGAGGACCAATCACATAGG GTGGGTCCGGGAGTTCCTCAACGATGAAAACAGAGGTCTGGATATCCTGGTGGAGTACCTCTCCTTTGCACAATGTGCTGTCAT GTATGGCACAGCACCTAACAGCAAAACCATCAAGAACTCAAGACTCGTGAGCCAGAAGGACGACGTGCACGTTTGCATCATGTGCTTGCGAGCCATAATGAACTACCAG TATGGCTTCAACCTGGTAATGTCCCACGCACACGCAGTCAACGAAATTGCCCTAAGTCTGAACAATAAGAACTCAAG GACAAAAGCCCTGGTGCTGGAGCTGCTGGCTGCAGTCTGTCTGGTTAGAGGAGGCCATGAGATCATTCTCTCTGCATTCGACAACTTCAAAGAG GTGTGCAAGGAGAAGCATCGCTTTGAGAAGCTGATGGACTATTTCCATGTGGAGGATGGGAACATTGACTTCATGGTGGCCTGCATGCAGTTCATCAACATCATGGTCCACTCGGTAGAAGACATGAACTTCAGGGTTCACCTGCAGTACGAGTTCACTAAGCTGGGCCTAGATGACTACCTGGAG AAATCCAAGTACACAGAGAGTGACAAGCTGTCAGTCCAGATCCAGGCCTACCTGGACAATGTGTTTGATGTGGGCGGCCTGCTGGAGGACGCAGAGACCAAGAACGTGGCTCTGGAGAAGGTGGAGGAACTGGAGGAACACCTGTCCCAT GTGACAGAGAAGCTGCTGGAGGTGGAGAATGAGACCATCATGAAAGTGGCTGACCTGGAGAAGCAGCTCCTGCAGAAGGACAAGGATCTCCACGTAATACGG GAGACGTACGAGTCGACCAACACCCAGGTCCACACCCTGAGGAGGATGATCAAGGAGAAGGACGCTGCCTTCCAGAGGAGCTTCAACATCGAGAAGCGCCTGCTGGAGATGGAACAGCAGGGGACCATCCGCCTCCGCAAGAAGCCTGATGGGGACATCGCCATCGAGCCCCTGGGAGGGggtagtggaggaggaggggggagtagAGGTCCGGGGGTGCCTCTGGGTGACTTTGGGCAGAACGGAGGGTTCTCCGTGGGGCCTGGAGGAGTAACAGGGCCAGGAGGACCAGGAGGACCAGGGACTAGTCTACCATCAGCCAGTGAagcacctcctccccctcctccgcctcctcctcctctgccctctgCTTTAG GAGCGAATGCTCCACCCCCACCACCTATGGCCCCGCCTTTACCAGGAACTACACCCAACTTCATCCTCAATATGGGCCTATCAG CTATCAGGATCAAGAAGCCCATCAAGACCAAGTTCCGCCTGCCTATATTCAACTGGACCGCGCTGAAACCCAACCAGATCAATGGCACGGTCTTCAGCGAGATAGATGATGAACGAGTACTAGAG GAGCTGGATGTGGAGAAGTTTGAGGAGCTTTTTAAGACCAAGGCCCAGGGTCCTTTGGTGGACCTGTGTGGCCCCAAGACCAAAGTGTCTCAGAAGGCTGCCAACAAGGTCAGCCTGCTGGACGCTAACCGCTCCAAGAACCTGGCCATCACCCTGAGGAAGGCCAACAAGAGCACTGAGGAGATCTGCAAAGCCATACAGAG CTTTGATCTGAAGGCCTTGCCGGTGGACTTCGTGGAGTGTCTGATGCGGTTCCTTCCCACAGAGGCAGAGGGGAAGACGATGCGTCAGTACGAGCGGGAGCGGCGACCGCTGGACGCGCTGACGGACGAGGACCGATTCATGCTCTTCTTCTCCAAGATCGAACGGCTCACCCAGAGGATGAACATCATTACGTTCGTAGGGAACTTCACAGACAACGTCAGCATGCTAACCCCGCAGCTCAACGCCATCATCGCAGCGTCCGCGTCCGTCAAGTCTTCACCCAAGTTAAAACGCATGCTAGAG ATCATCTTAGCCCTGGGGAACTACATGAACAGCAGCAAGAGAGGCTCTGTGTATGGCTTCAAGCTACAAAGTCTTGATCTG ctGCTGGACACCAAGTCTACAGACAGGAAGATGACTCTGCTCCACTACATAGCTGTGGTTGTCAAGGAGAAGTATCCAGAGCTGGCTAACTTCTTCAACGAACTACACTTTGTGGACAAAGCTGCTGCAG tgtctctggAGAATGTGCTGCTGGATGTGCGGGAGCTGGGTAAAGGGATGGATCTGATCAGGAGAGAGTGTAGTCTCCACGACCACTCTGTTCTCAAGGGCTTCCTCCAGACCAGCGACACTCAGCTTGACAAACTGCAGAAGGACGCCAAGACTGCGGAG GAAGCCTTCAACAATGTGGTGAACTATTTTGGGGAGAGTTCCAAGACGACTCCTCCGTCTGTGTTCTTCCCTGTGTTTGTGCGATTCATCAGAGCTTACAAG GATGCAGTGGTGGACAATGAGCAGAGGAAAAAGCAGGAGGAAGCCATGAGAGAGAAATTACTGGCTCAGGAGGCCAAGCAACACGACCCCAAG gTCCAGGTAGTGAAGAAGAGGCAGCAGCAACAGGAGCTGATCTCAGAGCTGCGTAAACGCCAGGCCAAGGACCACCGGCCCGTCTACGAGGGGAAGGACGGCACCATCGAGGATATCATCACAG tGCTGAAGAGCGTCCCCTTCACAGCCCGTACTGCTAAACGAAGCTCACGGTTCTTCTGTGAGGCACAGCTCTGTGACGACTCCAACTGCTAG
- the LOC115167857 gene encoding formin-like protein 3 isoform X2 has protein sequence MGNIESVDGQSDNMKHHMMPLKVPMPDQSELEERFALVLNSMNLPPDKARLLRQYDNDKKWDLICDQERFQVKNPPHTYISKLRGYLDPGVTRKKFRRRVQESTKVLRELEISLRTNHIGWVREFLNDENRGLDILVEYLSFAQCAVMLNFEGLDNGEEGSLDKATSWSRSIEDLHQSGAQPFCNTLVRSARQSVLRYGTAPNSKTIKNSRLVSQKDDVHVCIMCLRAIMNYQYGFNLVMSHAHAVNEIALSLNNKNSRTKALVLELLAAVCLVRGGHEIILSAFDNFKEVCKEKHRFEKLMDYFHVEDGNIDFMVACMQFINIMVHSVEDMNFRVHLQYEFTKLGLDDYLEKSKYTESDKLSVQIQAYLDNVFDVGGLLEDAETKNVALEKVEELEEHLSHVTEKLLEVENETIMKVADLEKQLLQKDKDLHVIRETYESTNTQVHTLRRMIKEKDAAFQRSFNIEKRLLEMEQQGTIRLRKKPDGDIAIEPLGGGSGGGGGSRGPGVPLGDFGQNGGFSVGPGGVTGPGGPGGPGTSLPSASEAPPPPPPPPPPLPSALGANAPPPPPMAPPLPGTTPNFILNMGLSAIRIKKPIKTKFRLPIFNWTALKPNQINGTVFSEIDDERVLEELDVEKFEELFKTKAQGPLVDLCGPKTKVSQKAANKVSLLDANRSKNLAITLRKANKSTEEICKAIQSFDLKALPVDFVECLMRFLPTEAEGKTMRQYERERRPLDALTDEDRFMLFFSKIERLTQRMNIITFVGNFTDNVSMLTPQLNAIIAASASVKSSPKLKRMLEIILALGNYMNSSKRGSVYGFKLQSLDLLLDTKSTDRKMTLLHYIAVVVKEKYPELANFFNELHFVDKAAAVSLENVLLDVRELGKGMDLIRRECSLHDHSVLKGFLQTSDTQLDKLQKDAKTAEEAFNNVVNYFGESSKTTPPSVFFPVFVRFIRAYKDAVVDNEQRKKQEEAMREKLLAQEAKQHDPKVQVVKKRQQQQELISELRKRQAKDHRPVYEGKDGTIEDIITDLRSQPFLRHDALIRSGWKRP, from the exons AATTCCATGAACCTTCCTCCCGACAAAGCCAGACTCCTCAGACAGTATGATAATGACAAGAAATGGGACCTCATTTGTGACCAG GAACGGTTTCAGGTGAAGAACCCTCCTCACACCTACATCTCCAAGCTACGGGGCTACTTAGACCCAGGAGTCACACGCAAGAAGTTCCGAAGGCGGGTCCAGGAATCCACTAAAGTTCTGAGGGAACTGGAGATCTCGCTGAGGACCAATCACATAGG GTGGGTCCGGGAGTTCCTCAACGATGAAAACAGAGGTCTGGATATCCTGGTGGAGTACCTCTCCTTTGCACAATGTGCTGTCAT GTTGAATTTTGAGGGTCTGGATAATGGGGAGGAGGGCTCCCTGGACAAGGCTACTTCATGGAGTAGGTCTATAGAGGATCTACACCAGAGTGGCGCTCAGCCTTTCTGCAACACGCTGGTCCGCTCGGCGCGCCAGTCTGTGCTCCG GTATGGCACAGCACCTAACAGCAAAACCATCAAGAACTCAAGACTCGTGAGCCAGAAGGACGACGTGCACGTTTGCATCATGTGCTTGCGAGCCATAATGAACTACCAG TATGGCTTCAACCTGGTAATGTCCCACGCACACGCAGTCAACGAAATTGCCCTAAGTCTGAACAATAAGAACTCAAG GACAAAAGCCCTGGTGCTGGAGCTGCTGGCTGCAGTCTGTCTGGTTAGAGGAGGCCATGAGATCATTCTCTCTGCATTCGACAACTTCAAAGAG GTGTGCAAGGAGAAGCATCGCTTTGAGAAGCTGATGGACTATTTCCATGTGGAGGATGGGAACATTGACTTCATGGTGGCCTGCATGCAGTTCATCAACATCATGGTCCACTCGGTAGAAGACATGAACTTCAGGGTTCACCTGCAGTACGAGTTCACTAAGCTGGGCCTAGATGACTACCTGGAG AAATCCAAGTACACAGAGAGTGACAAGCTGTCAGTCCAGATCCAGGCCTACCTGGACAATGTGTTTGATGTGGGCGGCCTGCTGGAGGACGCAGAGACCAAGAACGTGGCTCTGGAGAAGGTGGAGGAACTGGAGGAACACCTGTCCCAT GTGACAGAGAAGCTGCTGGAGGTGGAGAATGAGACCATCATGAAAGTGGCTGACCTGGAGAAGCAGCTCCTGCAGAAGGACAAGGATCTCCACGTAATACGG GAGACGTACGAGTCGACCAACACCCAGGTCCACACCCTGAGGAGGATGATCAAGGAGAAGGACGCTGCCTTCCAGAGGAGCTTCAACATCGAGAAGCGCCTGCTGGAGATGGAACAGCAGGGGACCATCCGCCTCCGCAAGAAGCCTGATGGGGACATCGCCATCGAGCCCCTGGGAGGGggtagtggaggaggaggggggagtagAGGTCCGGGGGTGCCTCTGGGTGACTTTGGGCAGAACGGAGGGTTCTCCGTGGGGCCTGGAGGAGTAACAGGGCCAGGAGGACCAGGAGGACCAGGGACTAGTCTACCATCAGCCAGTGAagcacctcctccccctcctccgcctcctcctcctctgccctctgCTTTAG GAGCGAATGCTCCACCCCCACCACCTATGGCCCCGCCTTTACCAGGAACTACACCCAACTTCATCCTCAATATGGGCCTATCAG CTATCAGGATCAAGAAGCCCATCAAGACCAAGTTCCGCCTGCCTATATTCAACTGGACCGCGCTGAAACCCAACCAGATCAATGGCACGGTCTTCAGCGAGATAGATGATGAACGAGTACTAGAG GAGCTGGATGTGGAGAAGTTTGAGGAGCTTTTTAAGACCAAGGCCCAGGGTCCTTTGGTGGACCTGTGTGGCCCCAAGACCAAAGTGTCTCAGAAGGCTGCCAACAAGGTCAGCCTGCTGGACGCTAACCGCTCCAAGAACCTGGCCATCACCCTGAGGAAGGCCAACAAGAGCACTGAGGAGATCTGCAAAGCCATACAGAG CTTTGATCTGAAGGCCTTGCCGGTGGACTTCGTGGAGTGTCTGATGCGGTTCCTTCCCACAGAGGCAGAGGGGAAGACGATGCGTCAGTACGAGCGGGAGCGGCGACCGCTGGACGCGCTGACGGACGAGGACCGATTCATGCTCTTCTTCTCCAAGATCGAACGGCTCACCCAGAGGATGAACATCATTACGTTCGTAGGGAACTTCACAGACAACGTCAGCATGCTAACCCCGCAGCTCAACGCCATCATCGCAGCGTCCGCGTCCGTCAAGTCTTCACCCAAGTTAAAACGCATGCTAGAG ATCATCTTAGCCCTGGGGAACTACATGAACAGCAGCAAGAGAGGCTCTGTGTATGGCTTCAAGCTACAAAGTCTTGATCTG ctGCTGGACACCAAGTCTACAGACAGGAAGATGACTCTGCTCCACTACATAGCTGTGGTTGTCAAGGAGAAGTATCCAGAGCTGGCTAACTTCTTCAACGAACTACACTTTGTGGACAAAGCTGCTGCAG tgtctctggAGAATGTGCTGCTGGATGTGCGGGAGCTGGGTAAAGGGATGGATCTGATCAGGAGAGAGTGTAGTCTCCACGACCACTCTGTTCTCAAGGGCTTCCTCCAGACCAGCGACACTCAGCTTGACAAACTGCAGAAGGACGCCAAGACTGCGGAG GAAGCCTTCAACAATGTGGTGAACTATTTTGGGGAGAGTTCCAAGACGACTCCTCCGTCTGTGTTCTTCCCTGTGTTTGTGCGATTCATCAGAGCTTACAAG GATGCAGTGGTGGACAATGAGCAGAGGAAAAAGCAGGAGGAAGCCATGAGAGAGAAATTACTGGCTCAGGAGGCCAAGCAACACGACCCCAAG gTCCAGGTAGTGAAGAAGAGGCAGCAGCAACAGGAGCTGATCTCAGAGCTGCGTAAACGCCAGGCCAAGGACCACCGGCCCGTCTACGAGGGGAAGGACGGCACCATCGAGGATATCATCACAG ATCTCCGCAGCCAGCCTTTCCTGCGGCATGACGCGCTGATCCGGAGCGGCTGGAAGAGACCCTAA